A stretch of Arachis hypogaea cultivar Tifrunner chromosome 15, arahy.Tifrunner.gnm2.J5K5, whole genome shotgun sequence DNA encodes these proteins:
- the LOC112749169 gene encoding uncharacterized protein, whose translation MFLLRKKSQNELKNDSSCQDAKVSELKAFIGTLALSERSLKYCTDGCLRRYLEARNWDLHKSKKMLLDSLNWRSSFKPEEIRWSDVAHEGETGKVFRANLHDRVGRTVLIMKPGMHKNTTAPEDGTKYFVYLMENAVLNLPEGQEKMTWLLDFDGFSLRTNIPIKTSRDIIYILQNHYPERLGVVIFYNPPRIFEAFFKAVRYFIDPKTAQKLNFVYPNDKDSVELMNSLFDVENLPSEYGGKATLKYDHEEFSRLMLEDDVKTAQFWGLDEKSHHTNNGQSGGEVAS comes from the exons ATGTTCCTTCTAAGGAAGAAAAGCCAGAATGAGCTGAAAAATGATTCCTCTTGTCAAGATGCAAAG GTTAGTGAACTGAAGGCTTTTATTGGAACCCTGGCCCTAAGTGAGCGTAGTTTAAAGTACTGCACAGATGGATGCCTAAGAAGATACCTTGAAGCTCGGAACTGGGATCTTCATAAATCCAAGAAAATGCTTCTTGACTCGCTCAACTGGAGGTCCTCCTTTAAGCCCGAGGAAATTCGCTGG AGCGATGTAGCACATGAAGGTGAGACAGGGAAAGTCTTCAGAGCAAACCTTCATGACCGAGTTGGAAGAACTGTCCTTATAATGAAGCCAGGGATGCATAAG AACACGACAGCCCCGGAAGATGGCACCAAGTATTTTGTTTACCTAATGGAAAATGCCGTTCTTAATCTTCCTGAAGGACAAGAAAAGATGACATGGTTGCTAGACTTTGATGGATTTTCACTGAGAACTAATATCCCTATCAAAACATCGCGTGATATTATTTACATTTTACAAAACCACTATCCAGAAAGGCTTGGTGTTGTTATTTTTTACAATCCACCAAGAATCTTTGAGGCCTTCTTCAAG GCTGTGAGATACTTCATAGACCCCAAGACAGCACAGAAGTTGAATTTTGTATATCCTAATGATAAGGACAGTGTGGAGCTCATGAACTCACTCTTCGACGTAGAAAATCTTCCTAGTGAGTATGGGGGAAAAGCTACTCTAAAATATGATCATGAAGAGTTCTCAAGATTGATGCTTGAGGACGATGTGAAAACTGCCCAGTTTTGGGGCCTTGATGAGAAGTCACACCACACTAACAATGGTCAATCTGGGGGAGAGGTTgcatcataa
- the LOC112749170 gene encoding protein AE7-like 1, with product MTLGLINANPVVHEKKERISRSEDPHPTDDAVDPLDIYDFVRDIRDPEHPYSLEQLSVLSEESITVDDKLGRILITFTPTVQHCSMATVIGLCLRVKLKHFFPPHYKVDIKVSPGSHADEVSVNKQLNDKERVAAALENPNLRELVEECLSSNEL from the exons aTGACGTTGGGTCTGATAAATGCAAACCCTGTTGTTCACGAAAAGAAGGAGAGGATCTCTCGCTCCGAAGATCCCCATCCCACTGATGACGCTGTTGATCCTCTCGATATTTATGAT TTCGTGAGGGATATTAGGGATCCCGAACATCCTTATTCCTTGGAGCAGCTAAGTGTTCTTTCCGAGGAATCTATTACTGTCGATGACAAGCTTGGCCGGATTTT GATAACATTTACGCCGACCGTGCAGCACTGCAGCATGGCGACGGTGATTGGTCTTTGTCTGAGAGTGAAACTGAAGCACTTCTTCCCTCCTCATTATAAG GTAGATATCAAAGTGTCTCCGGGATCTCATGCTGATGAAGTATCAG TGAATAAGCAGTTAAATGATAAAGAGAGAGTTGCTGCTGCATTGGAGAATCCCAACCTGCGCGAGCTCGTCGAGGAGTGCCTCTCTTCCAACGAACTGTAA
- the LOC112749177 gene encoding vacuolar sorting protein 39, with protein sequence MVHSAYDCVELVADCPSKIDAVESYGSKLLAACSDGSLRIYSPQSHSQPSDHHSPLHQEPYALEKTLAGFARRPLISMEVLHSRELLLSLSESIAFHRLPSFETFAVITKAKGANAFDWDDRRGFLCFARQKRVCIFRHDGGRGFVEVKEFGVPDVVKSMCWCGENICLGIRREYVILNATNGALSEVFTSGRLAPPLVVSLPSGELLLGKENIGVFVDQNGKLLPEGRICWSEAPTEVVIQKPYAAALLPRFVEIRSLRDPYPLIQTVVLRNVRHIRHSNNSTILALDNSIHGLFPVPLGAQIVQLTASGNFEEALSLCKLLPPEDASLRAAKEGSIHIRYAHYLFENGNYEEAMEHFLASQVDITYVLSLYPSIILPKTTIVHEPEKLDIYGDASYLPRGSSGLSDDMEYPSTSHMLESDEHVALESKKTSHNMLMALIKYLQKKRNSFIEKATAEGTEEVVLDAVGNNFASYNRFKKTNKGRGSIPISSGAREMASILDTALLQALLLTGQSSAALELLRGLNYCDLKICEEILQKGNHHAALLELYKCNSLHREALELLHKLVEESKSSQSEITHRFKPEDIVEYLKPLCGTDPILVLEFSMLVLESCPTQTIELFLSGNIPADMVNSYLKQHSPNMQARYLELMLAMNENAISGNLQSEMVNIYLSEVLDWYTDLCAQQKWDEKVYSPTRKKLLSALESISGYNPETLLKRFPPDALYEERAILLGKMNLHELALSLYVHKLNVPEMALSYCDRVYESMHQTSVKYPNNIYLTLMQIYLNPRRTTASFEDKIINMLSPQNTTTRKVGSATSVKPKGTRVTKKIASIEGAEDTKVSSSSTDSSRSDGDGDEFSEDGSTIMLDKVLDLLGRRWDRINGAHALKLLPRETKLQDLLSFLGPLVRKSSEMQRNCSVIKSLRQSENLQVKDELYSQRKAAVKISSESMCSLCHKKIGTSVFAVYPNGSTLVHFVCFRDSQNMKAVAKGSQMRRRL encoded by the exons ATGGTGCACAGCGCTTACGACTGTGTGGAGCTGGTTGCCGATTGCCCTTCCAAGATCGATGCCGTCGAATCCTACGGCTCCAAGCTCCTCGCCGCATGCTCCGATGGATCTCTCCGCATCTACTCTCCCCAGTCCCACTCACAACCCTCCGATCACCACTCTCCCCTCCACCAAGAACCTTACGCGCTCGAGAAGACCCTCGCCGGTTTCGCCAGGAGGCCTCTCATCTCCATGGAGGTCCTCCACTCCAGGGagctcctcctctctctctccgaATCCATCGCCTTCCACCGCCTCCCTTCCTTCGAGACCTTCGCCGTCATCACCAAGGCCAAGGGCGCCAACGCCTTTGATTGGGACGATCGCCGCGGCTTCCTCTGCTTCGCTCGCCAGAAGCGCGTCTGCATCTTCCGACATGAcg GTGGGAGGGGATTCGTAGAGGTGAAGGAGTTCGGTGTTCCGGACGTGGTGAAGTCCATGTGTTGGTGCGGTGAGAATATCTGTTTGGGGATTCGAAGAGAGTATGTCATTCTCAACGCTACAAACGGCGCTTTATCTGAGGTCTTCACTTCCGGTAGACTTGCGCCACCGCTAGTAGTTTCTCTCCCTTCCGGAGAGCTTCTTCTCGGAAAG GAGAATATTGGGGTATTTGTGGACCAGAATGGGAAGCTTCTTCCAGAAGGTAGGATTTGTTGGTCGGAGGCACCCACGGAGGTTGTAATTCAGAAGCCATATGCCGCTGCTCTACTGCCAAGATTTGTGGAG ATTCGATCACTCCGTGATCCTTATCCGCTGATTCAAACAGTTGTTCTTCGAAATGTTCGCCATATCCGACACAGCAATAACTCTACGATACTTGCTTTAGATAATTCTATACATGGCCTCTTCCCTGTTCCTCTTGGAGCCCAG ATTGTCCAATTAACAGCATCCGGAAACTTTGAGGAGGCCTTGTCATTATGCAAGCTCCTTCCACCTGAAGATGCAAGTCTGCGTGCTGCAAAGGAGGGGTCTATTCATATTAG ATATGCCCACTATCTTTTTGAGAATGGGAACTATGAGGAGGCAATGGAACATTTTCTGGCATCTCAAGTAGATATAACCTATGTTCTTTCTCTATATCCGTCCATTATCCTTCCAAAGACAACTATTGTTCATGAGCCAGAGAAGTTGGACATTTATGGGGATGCTTCATATCTCCCCAGAGGTTCTTCAGGCTTGTCAGATGATATGGAATACCCATCAACATCTCATATGTTAGAATCTGATGAGCATGTGGCACTTGAATCCAAAAAAACAAGCCATAATATGCTTATGGCACTAATAAAGTATTTACAGAAGAAGAGAAATAGTTTTATAGAGAAAGCAACTGCAGAGGGAACGGAAGAAGTTGTTTTAGATGCAGTTGGGAATAACTTTGCATCCTACAATAGATTTAAGAAAACAAACAAG GGGCGTGGTAGTATACCCATTAGCTCCGGAGCTCGGGAGATGGCTTCAATATTAGACACTGCTCTACTCCAAGCATTGCTTCTTACTGGACAATCTTCTGCTGCTTTAGAGTTACTGAGAGGTCTTAACTACTGTGATTTGAAAATATGTGAAGAAATTCTTCAAAAGGGAAATCATCATGCTGCTTTATTAGAACTTTACAAGTGCAACTCATTGCACCGGGAAGCACTTGAACTTCTTCACAAATTGGTGGAAGAGTCAAAGTCTAGCCAGTCAGAAATTACCCATAGGTTTAAGCCTGAGGACATCGTTGAGTATCTTAAG CCACTGTGTGGGACAGACCCCATACTTGTTCTAGAGTTCTCGATGCTTGTTCTTGAAAGCTGTCCAACGCAAACTATTGAGCTCTTTCTGTCCGGCAATATTCCAGCTGATATGGTGAACTCGTATTTGAAGCAGCATTCTCCAAACATGCAAGCTAGATACTTGGAGCTCATGCTTGCAATGAACGAGAATGCCATATCTGGCAATTTGCAAAGTGAAATG GTAAACATCTATCTCTCAGAGGTGCTTGATTGGTACACGGATTTATGTGCTCAACAGAAATGGGATGAGAAGGTTTATTCCCCAACAAGGAAAAAGCTGTTGTCTGCCTTAGAGAGTATATCTGGTTACAATCCAGAGACTCTGCTGAAACGTTTTCCCCCAGATGCATTATATGAAGAGCGTGCAATATTGTTGGGAAAAATGAACCTACATGAACTGGCATTATCTTTGTATGTTCATAAG CTTAATGTTCCAGAAATGGCTTTGTCTTATTGTGATCGGGTGTATGAGTCTATGCATCAGACATCGGTTAAATATCCCAACAACATATACCTTACGCTTATGCAAATCTATTTGAATCCTCGGAGGACAACTGCAAGCTTTGAAGACAAAATTATAAATATGTTGTCCCCTCAGAATACCACCACACGAAAAGTTGGTTCAGCAACATCAGTAAAACCTAAAGGAACCCGAGTAACCAAGAAAATTGCTTCAATAGAAGGAGCAGAGGACACAAAAGTTAGTTCAAGCAGCACCGACAGTAGCAGAAGTGATGGGGATGGGGATGAATTTAGTGAGGATGGTTCTACTATCATGCTTGATAAGGTCCTTGATTTGTTGGGACGCAGATGGGACAGAATAAATGGAGCTCATGCCCTTAAACTTTTACCAAGAGAGACTAAATTACAG GACTTGCTTTCATTTCTTGGACCCCTTGTTAGAAAATCCAGTGAAATGCAGCGTAATTGCTCAGTCATCAAGAGCCTGAGACAGAGTGAGAATCTTCAG GTGAAAGATGAACTCTATAGTCAGAGGAAAGCAGCTGTGAAGATAAGCAGTGAAAGCATGTGTTCTTTGTGCCACAAGAAGATAGGGACTAGTGTTTTCGCAGTCTACCCGAATGGGAGCACTCTCGTGCACTTTGTCTGTTTCAGAGATTCTCAAAATATGAAAGCTGTGGCCAAAGGGTCTCAAATGAGGAGGCGATTATGA